A window from Plectropomus leopardus isolate mb chromosome 3, YSFRI_Pleo_2.0, whole genome shotgun sequence encodes these proteins:
- the LOC121941253 gene encoding synapse-associated protein 1-like → MFKNLGTWFGLENGNGPVKQEGESNVDVEENETQDVNKATAEQSDQNRDIKEDQPPQILQKAKGFSGYIYNFASSASKKLSESVVETAQTLKKSVEDGKINGIIDKTILGEFQKEQERFVQEKRAKTSGAAVPPWVGYNEEETIQQQILALSADKRNFLRDPPAGVQFHFDFEQMYPVAMVMLEEDELLQKMRFHLVPKQVKEEAFWKNYFYRVSLIKQSAQLTALAAQQAAERRDVERAGTTPDTVHQKDVVKRKTPPAACSSKPKSREEEEEISTSSPVPEFVSDAFDSCKINEDDLRKEMEQLVLDKRERPSTQQEETPDWERELQEELQEYDVLADNENRDDNWDREIEEMLKEDS, encoded by the exons ATGTTTAAGAACTTGGGAACCTGGTTTGGACTAGAAAACGGAAACGGTCCCGTTAAACAAGAAGGGGAGTCTAATGTTGATGTTGAAGAAAACGAGACTCAGGACGTAAACAAAGCCACAGCTGAGCAAAGTGATCAAAACAGAGATATTAAAGAAGATCAGCCGCCTCAAATTCTGCAGAAAGCCAAAGGATTCAGTG gttacatttataattttgcCAGCAGTGCTTCAAAGAAACTGTCCGAGTCCGTTGTCGAAACGGCACAAACCCTAAAGAAAAGTGTGGAGGACGGGAAGATCAATGGAATTATTGATAAG ACTATTTTGGGTGAATTCCAGAAAGAACAAGAAAGGTTTGTTCAGgagaaaagggcaaaaacatcCG GTGCTGCTGTGCCACCGTGGGTCGGTTACAATGAAGAGGAAACCATCCAGCAGCAGATTTTAGCTCTCTCAGCT GACAAAAGAAATTTTCTGCGAGATCCTCCCGCTGGGGTGCAATTTCACTTTGACTTTGAGCAAATGTATCCTGTCGCCATGGTGATGTTAGAAGAAGACGAGCTCCTTCAGAAGATGCGCTTCCATCTGGTCCCCAAACA GGTGAAAGAGGAAGCCTTCTGGAAGAATTACTTTTACAGAGTGTCCTTGATTAAACAGTCAGCTCAGCTCACAGCTTTGGCAGCACAGCAGGCTGCTGAGCGGAGAGACGTGGAGAGAGCTGGCACCACTCCTGACACTGTTCATCAAAAGG atgtAGTAAAACGGAAAACTCCGCCTGCCGCCTGCAGCAGCAAACCAAAGTCGAGGGAG gaagaagaggagatCTCCACCAGCTCGCCGGTGCCTGAATTCGTGAGCGACGCTTTTGACTCGTGCAAGATAAACGAGGACGACCTGCGCAAAGAAATGGAACAGCTGGTTCTGGACAAGAGGGAGCGTCCAAGCACACAGCAGG agGAGACTCCCGACTgggagagagagctgcaggaggagctgcaggagtaCGACGTCTTGGCCGATAATGAGAACCGTGATGACAACTGGGACAGGGAGATTGAAGAGATGCTAAAAGAGGACAGTTAG